The following proteins are co-located in the Mesorhizobium australicum WSM2073 genome:
- a CDS encoding TetR/AcrR family transcriptional regulator translates to MPLSVQKRREKQKAELRSELVAAAHKLVQEEGYEGLTIRKLAKRVGYAPMSVYSYFADKQDILFALAEDAFETLARRIEEHPSDDPIEALQAVMTEYAAFGLGNPNEYRTVFMTEKTKLPEGRSYEDMEESNPAMKALISRVEACVAAGKLHGDPRAIATILWAVGHGTISLLITFPFYPFGDPQAFVKRMCDFTLATLSTQDVPPLTETPVNC, encoded by the coding sequence TTGCCGCTGAGCGTCCAGAAACGCCGCGAGAAACAAAAGGCCGAACTGCGCTCGGAGCTTGTCGCGGCCGCGCACAAGCTCGTCCAGGAAGAAGGCTATGAAGGCTTGACCATCCGCAAGCTGGCCAAGCGGGTCGGCTATGCGCCGATGTCGGTCTATTCCTACTTCGCCGACAAGCAGGACATCCTGTTCGCCCTGGCCGAGGACGCGTTCGAAACGCTCGCCCGACGCATCGAGGAGCACCCGTCAGACGATCCGATCGAGGCCTTGCAGGCGGTCATGACCGAATATGCCGCCTTCGGGCTCGGCAACCCCAACGAATACCGCACCGTCTTCATGACCGAAAAGACCAAGCTGCCGGAAGGCAGGAGCTACGAGGACATGGAGGAAAGCAACCCCGCAATGAAGGCGCTGATCAGCAGGGTCGAGGCCTGTGTCGCCGCCGGCAAATTGCATGGCGATCCACGCGCCATCGCCACCATACTGTGGGCCGTCGGCCATGGCACGATCTCGCTTTTGATCACCTTCCCCTTCTACCCGTTCGGCGACCCGCAGGCTTTCGTGAAGCGAATGTGCGACTTCACCCTTGCCACGCTCAGCACGCAAGATGTGCCGCCATTGACCGAGACACCGGTCAACTGCTGA
- a CDS encoding SDR family NAD(P)-dependent oxidoreductase, translating into MGRFDGTTVLITGAAGGLGRGAAKGFAAEGARLVLSDLDETALMSFAETLDTETAMLAGNIAEEALSEALVALALEKFGRLDVAVNNAGIVQSFVRLPQVPSDEARRVLEIDLLGVFYAMKHQIPQMERQFKATGKGGAIVNIASAAGLSGAPKLSVYAAAKHGVIGLTRSAAVEYASKGLRINAICPAHTRTGMIDGFVSVSGIPEAEALAELTRGIPMKRVAEVDEITTAILFAADPANSFMTGHALAIDGGVGAI; encoded by the coding sequence ATGGGCCGCTTTGATGGAACCACGGTGCTGATCACGGGCGCGGCCGGCGGCCTCGGCCGTGGCGCCGCCAAGGGCTTTGCCGCCGAAGGCGCCCGGCTGGTTCTCTCGGACCTGGATGAAACGGCCCTGATGAGTTTCGCCGAGACGCTCGATACCGAGACCGCGATGCTGGCAGGCAACATTGCCGAGGAGGCACTGTCGGAAGCACTGGTGGCGCTGGCGTTGGAAAAATTTGGCCGCCTGGATGTCGCCGTCAACAATGCCGGCATCGTTCAGAGCTTCGTGCGCCTGCCGCAGGTTCCATCGGACGAAGCCCGCCGGGTGCTCGAGATCGACCTGCTCGGCGTCTTCTACGCCATGAAGCACCAGATCCCGCAAATGGAGCGGCAGTTCAAGGCGACCGGCAAGGGCGGCGCCATCGTCAACATTGCCTCGGCCGCCGGCCTTTCGGGCGCGCCGAAGCTTTCGGTCTATGCAGCCGCCAAGCATGGCGTGATCGGCCTGACCCGGTCGGCGGCGGTCGAATATGCCAGCAAGGGTCTGCGCATCAATGCCATCTGCCCCGCCCACACCAGAACGGGCATGATAGACGGTTTCGTGAGCGTCTCCGGCATTCCGGAGGCAGAGGCGTTGGCCGAGCTGACCCGTGGCATACCGATGAAGCGCGTGGCGGAAGTCGACGAGATCACCACGGCCATCCTGTTTGCCGCCGACCCGGCCAATTCCTTCATGACCGGCCATGCGCTGGCCATCGATGGCGGTGTCGGCGCGATCTGA
- a CDS encoding phosphotransferase produces the protein MSDANALDQATLAPYLDAHIPGFSGLAAIEKFKSGQSNPTYLLTAASGRYVLRVKPPGQLLKSAHQVDREFRVMKALSGTAVPVPEMLHLSTEDSPIGRMFYVMDFLDGRIFWDPALPETHGNEERAAIYDAMNATLAALHDVDVEAVGLGDFGRPGNYFERQLARWTGQYRASETGIIADMDRLIAWLETHLPVDDGLISLVHGDYRLDNLIFAPDQPRVLAVLDWELSTSGHPFADIAYQCMQWRLPHASGFRGLGGIDRPALGLPLEEDYVAAYCRRRGLAGIGNWTFFLAFSFFRLAAICQGVYRRALDGNASNPEKARTYGEAVKLLSHFAAELIDKED, from the coding sequence ATGAGCGACGCCAACGCGCTCGACCAGGCGACGCTCGCGCCTTACCTCGACGCGCATATCCCGGGTTTTTCCGGACTCGCGGCCATCGAAAAATTCAAATCCGGCCAATCCAACCCGACCTATCTCCTGACGGCGGCAAGCGGCCGTTACGTGCTGCGCGTCAAGCCGCCAGGCCAACTCCTGAAATCGGCTCACCAAGTAGACCGCGAATTCCGTGTGATGAAGGCGCTTTCCGGCACCGCCGTACCAGTGCCCGAAATGCTGCACCTGTCGACCGAGGATTCGCCCATCGGCCGCATGTTCTACGTCATGGATTTCCTGGACGGCCGCATCTTCTGGGATCCGGCACTGCCGGAGACGCACGGCAACGAGGAACGCGCCGCGATCTACGACGCCATGAACGCCACGCTCGCCGCCCTGCACGATGTCGATGTCGAGGCCGTGGGTCTTGGCGATTTCGGACGCCCCGGCAATTACTTCGAGCGGCAGCTGGCACGCTGGACCGGCCAGTACCGTGCTTCCGAAACCGGTATCATTGCCGACATGGACCGGCTGATCGCCTGGCTGGAAACCCACCTGCCGGTCGATGACGGCCTGATATCGCTGGTGCATGGCGACTATCGGCTGGACAATCTGATCTTTGCGCCGGACCAGCCGAGGGTACTGGCGGTGCTCGATTGGGAATTGTCGACATCGGGCCACCCCTTCGCCGACATCGCCTATCAATGCATGCAATGGCGCCTGCCGCATGCCTCCGGCTTTCGCGGCCTTGGCGGCATCGATCGCCCGGCCCTCGGCCTGCCTTTGGAAGAAGACTATGTCGCTGCCTATTGCCGGCGGCGCGGCCTCGCCGGCATCGGCAACTGGACGTTCTTCCTCGCCTTCTCCTTCTTCCGCCTGGCTGCAATCTGCCAGGGTGTCTACAGGCGGGCGCTGGACGGCAATGCTTCCAATCCGGAAAAAGCCAGGACCTATGGCGAGGCGGTGAAGCTGCTGTCGCACTTCGCCGCCGAGCTGATCGACAAGGAAGACTAA
- a CDS encoding MaoC family dehydratase, whose product MSVEPISLDVLLASVGKEVGVSPWRVVTQRMIDQFADATDDHQFIHCDPERAKRETPFGGTIAHGFLSLSLLSAMTFETMPPLENGKMGVNHGFDSLRFLAPVKTGARIRTRFVLADVKVRPSGWVQTAHDVTIEIEGSKKPALTARWLTLTLLERQPETA is encoded by the coding sequence ATGAGCGTGGAACCAATCAGTCTCGATGTGCTTCTGGCCAGTGTCGGCAAGGAGGTCGGCGTTTCGCCCTGGCGGGTGGTCACGCAACGCATGATCGACCAGTTCGCCGACGCCACCGACGACCACCAGTTCATCCACTGCGATCCGGAGCGGGCCAAGCGCGAAACGCCGTTCGGCGGCACCATCGCGCATGGCTTCCTATCGCTGTCGCTGCTGTCGGCGATGACGTTCGAGACAATGCCGCCGCTGGAAAACGGCAAGATGGGCGTCAATCACGGTTTCGATTCGCTGCGCTTTCTCGCCCCGGTGAAGACCGGCGCGCGCATCCGCACCCGTTTCGTGCTGGCCGACGTCAAGGTCAGGCCGTCGGGCTGGGTGCAGACGGCGCACGACGTGACCATCGAGATCGAAGGCTCCAAAAAACCGGCGCTCACCGCCCGTTGGCTGACGCTGACCTTGCTTGAACGCCAGCCCGAGACAGCATGA
- a CDS encoding SDR family oxidoreductase: MSYLDELFSVTGKTALVTGAATGIGRMAATALIKAGASVMIASRKGEDCIKVASELNGLGASGQAEGFAGDVSSEAAIAALVGEVKARTGKLDILINNAGVSWGAPLESFPYSAWAKVFGVNVTAVFHLTRELLPLLDAAASDEDPARVINLGSVMGTQPLADDAYSYTASKAAVHHLTRTLALEFAGRRITVNAFAPGPFQSRMTAFATGTDEQARHVGGHVPIGRIGTPDDIAGATLYLCSRAGSYVTGAILPIDGGQSVQHGLTLFKE, translated from the coding sequence ATGAGCTATCTGGACGAGCTGTTTTCGGTCACCGGCAAGACCGCGCTGGTGACGGGAGCCGCGACCGGCATCGGCCGCATGGCGGCGACCGCGCTGATCAAGGCCGGCGCCAGCGTAATGATCGCCTCGCGCAAGGGCGAGGACTGCATCAAGGTGGCCAGTGAGTTGAACGGGCTTGGCGCTTCGGGCCAAGCGGAAGGCTTTGCCGGCGACGTCTCCAGCGAGGCCGCCATTGCCGCCTTGGTCGGCGAAGTCAAGGCGCGCACCGGCAAACTCGATATCCTCATCAACAATGCCGGCGTGTCCTGGGGTGCGCCGCTGGAGAGCTTCCCTTATTCGGCATGGGCCAAGGTGTTCGGCGTCAATGTCACCGCGGTTTTCCATCTGACACGCGAATTGCTGCCGCTGCTCGATGCCGCCGCCAGCGACGAAGATCCTGCCCGCGTGATCAATCTGGGCTCGGTGATGGGAACGCAGCCGCTGGCCGACGACGCCTATTCCTACACCGCCTCCAAGGCGGCCGTTCATCACCTGACACGCACGCTGGCGCTCGAATTCGCCGGCCGCCGCATCACCGTCAACGCCTTTGCCCCCGGTCCCTTCCAGAGCCGTATGACCGCATTTGCCACCGGCACGGACGAGCAGGCCAGGCATGTCGGCGGCCATGTCCCGATCGGCCGCATCGGCACACCGGATGACATTGCCGGCGCAACGCTCTATTTGTGCAGCCGTGCAGGCAGCTATGTCACCGGCGCCATCCTTCCGATCGACGGCGGGCAGTCGGTGCAGCATGGGTTGACCTTGTTCAAGGAATGA
- a CDS encoding acyl-CoA dehydrogenase family protein, giving the protein MTEMNLGMTERLKPIHARVAAMVRDEIMPLDKEFLSEVGKAGDRWVYSKRQGEILEGLKKTARERGLWNFWLTGSERGYGLSTVEYAYLAEEMGKAHLGAETFNCSAPDTGNMEVLERYGSAEHKREWLEPLLDGKIRSAYLMTEPDVASSDATNISMRCERQGGDYLLNGEKWWASGAGDPRCAIYIVMVRTAGDEEPQHRRHSMILVPSGAKGVTKVRAMQVYGDDDAPHGHMHLRFDNVRISTSNLILGEGRGFEIAQGRLGPGRIHHCMRAIGQAEMALEMLCQRSLRREAFGQKLAKLGANLDIIAECRMEIEMARLLCLKAAWMIDQGDSRAAAPWISQIKVIAPRVALKVTDEAVQMFGAQGISQDTPLARSWTHLRTLRLADGPDAVHRRQVARMELKKYTHEKI; this is encoded by the coding sequence ATGACGGAGATGAATCTCGGCATGACCGAACGGTTGAAGCCGATCCACGCCCGCGTCGCGGCCATGGTGCGCGACGAGATCATGCCGCTCGACAAGGAATTCCTGAGCGAGGTCGGCAAGGCCGGCGACCGTTGGGTCTACAGCAAGCGCCAGGGGGAGATCCTTGAGGGGCTGAAGAAGACCGCACGGGAGCGCGGCCTGTGGAACTTCTGGCTGACCGGCTCGGAGCGCGGCTACGGCCTGTCCACCGTCGAATACGCCTATTTGGCCGAGGAGATGGGCAAGGCGCATCTGGGCGCCGAAACCTTCAACTGCTCGGCACCCGACACCGGCAACATGGAGGTTCTGGAACGCTACGGCTCGGCCGAGCACAAGCGGGAATGGCTCGAGCCGCTGCTGGACGGAAAGATCCGCTCGGCCTATCTCATGACGGAGCCGGACGTCGCCTCCTCCGACGCCACCAACATTTCCATGCGCTGCGAGCGACAGGGCGGCGACTATCTGCTCAACGGCGAGAAATGGTGGGCGTCGGGTGCCGGTGACCCGCGCTGCGCCATTTACATCGTCATGGTGCGGACCGCCGGCGATGAAGAGCCACAGCACCGCCGCCATTCGATGATCCTGGTTCCCTCGGGCGCGAAGGGTGTGACCAAGGTCCGGGCGATGCAGGTCTATGGCGACGATGACGCGCCGCATGGCCACATGCATCTTCGCTTCGACAATGTGCGGATATCGACGTCGAACCTGATCCTCGGCGAGGGCAGGGGCTTCGAAATCGCGCAAGGCCGGCTCGGCCCCGGCCGCATCCATCACTGCATGCGCGCCATCGGCCAGGCCGAGATGGCGCTGGAGATGCTATGCCAGCGTTCCCTACGCCGCGAGGCCTTCGGCCAGAAGCTGGCGAAACTCGGCGCCAATCTCGACATCATTGCCGAATGTCGCATGGAGATCGAGATGGCCCGGCTGCTCTGCCTCAAGGCGGCATGGATGATCGATCAGGGCGACTCGCGGGCCGCGGCCCCCTGGATCAGCCAGATCAAGGTCATCGCGCCGCGCGTGGCGCTCAAGGTCACCGACGAGGCGGTGCAGATGTTCGGCGCGCAAGGCATCAGCCAGGATACGCCTCTCGCACGCTCGTGGACGCATCTCAGGACGCTGCGCCTCGCCGACGGGCCCGATGCAGTGCATCGGCGGCAGGTGGCACGCATGGAGCTGAAGAAATACACGCATGAAAAGATCTGA
- a CDS encoding zinc-binding dehydrogenase — protein sequence MTIPSEMKALLLVGDGYTRTPSGSALEAMEPYLEPGSIPVPAPGPGQVLIKVSLASINPSDVAFIKGQYGQPRVMGRPAGFEGVGTVVAGSEEPYPKSLVGKRVAFATGLSNWGSWAEYAVAEAAACIPLLDTVRDEDGAAMIVNPLTAIAMFDIVKQEGEKAFVMTAGASQLCKLIIGLAREEGFRPVVTVRRDEQIALLKQLGAAHVLNEKVPDFEATLREVMKAEQPRIFLDAVTGPLASAIFNAMPKRARWIIYGRLDPEATIIREPGQLIFQHKHIEGFWLSEWMRQSRDRRGPAVLEAQKRFSDGRWSTDVTAVIPLAEAMARMPAELAKPNGKVFIRP from the coding sequence ATGACGATCCCCTCCGAAATGAAGGCGCTGCTCTTGGTCGGTGACGGCTATACGAGGACGCCGAGCGGCAGTGCGCTCGAGGCGATGGAGCCGTATCTCGAGCCGGGCAGCATCCCTGTGCCTGCGCCCGGACCTGGCCAAGTGCTGATCAAGGTCAGCCTCGCTTCGATCAATCCATCGGATGTCGCCTTCATCAAGGGCCAGTACGGCCAGCCGCGCGTTATGGGCCGTCCGGCCGGCTTCGAGGGTGTCGGCACGGTCGTCGCGGGCAGCGAGGAGCCCTATCCCAAGAGCCTTGTCGGCAAGCGCGTCGCTTTCGCCACCGGTCTGAGCAATTGGGGCTCGTGGGCTGAATATGCCGTCGCCGAGGCGGCGGCCTGCATTCCGCTTCTCGATACGGTTCGAGACGAGGATGGCGCTGCGATGATCGTCAATCCGCTGACCGCGATCGCCATGTTCGACATCGTCAAGCAGGAAGGCGAAAAGGCCTTCGTCATGACCGCCGGTGCGAGCCAGCTCTGCAAGCTGATCATCGGGCTGGCGAGGGAGGAAGGGTTTCGGCCTGTTGTCACGGTGCGCCGTGACGAGCAGATCGCGTTGCTGAAACAACTTGGCGCGGCGCATGTCCTCAACGAGAAGGTGCCTGATTTCGAGGCCACGCTGCGCGAGGTGATGAAGGCCGAACAGCCGCGCATCTTCCTCGATGCGGTCACCGGGCCGCTGGCATCAGCCATCTTCAACGCCATGCCAAAAAGGGCTCGCTGGATCATCTACGGCCGGCTCGATCCCGAGGCAACGATCATCCGCGAGCCCGGCCAGCTGATCTTCCAGCACAAGCACATCGAAGGCTTTTGGCTTAGCGAGTGGATGCGGCAATCCAGGGATCGGCGAGGTCCGGCAGTCCTCGAGGCACAGAAGCGTTTTTCGGACGGACGCTGGTCGACCGACGTGACGGCGGTCATTCCGCTGGCCGAGGCAATGGCGCGAATGCCGGCGGAACTGGCCAAGCCCAACGGCAAGGTGTTCATTCGGCCCTGA
- a CDS encoding glycosyltransferase family 87 protein encodes MTISKPVFDRLGLGMWIGAFLIVLGLVLWSPGTRTVTQAYGYGSEAFLTGRPLYNLQSEMGYLYAPAFAALYLPVLKLGPYLGGVVWHVVGFAALTFAAMRQVRKIGGEELPWLLSFGLFLALPMALGAIRNGQATILLTAACWLLTLSALEGRRAETFFWASVAIIAKPTAIIMLLLVGALRLRLIPVLVLAVLLVLAIPYAFAPAGYLNQQYGDFARMLTSMAVDKSGHFVPTDFTAPFTSAGLPMPEFAATIVRIVGALLTLSTVLWFDRKLQPGIAALAIFLAAAFYMCVFNPRVEPNTYAMIAVPAGLAIATLWREERGGVLASVLSTVLFLTGLTSVERHMHDFFYPWFRPIAVTFIACSLIWWFWAKAREKIVSVGPVAHG; translated from the coding sequence ATGACGATTTCCAAGCCGGTTTTCGATCGTTTGGGGCTGGGCATGTGGATCGGGGCATTCCTGATCGTTCTCGGCCTGGTGCTATGGTCGCCCGGCACGCGCACGGTGACGCAGGCCTATGGATATGGCAGCGAAGCGTTCCTGACCGGGCGGCCGCTGTACAATCTTCAATCCGAGATGGGGTACCTGTATGCGCCAGCCTTCGCCGCGCTCTACCTGCCGGTGCTGAAGCTCGGACCCTATCTGGGCGGCGTGGTGTGGCATGTGGTGGGCTTCGCAGCGCTCACCTTCGCGGCGATGCGGCAAGTGCGCAAAATCGGCGGTGAGGAATTGCCATGGCTGCTTTCCTTCGGCCTCTTCCTTGCCCTGCCGATGGCGCTGGGTGCGATCCGCAACGGCCAGGCGACGATCCTTTTGACCGCGGCCTGCTGGCTCCTGACCCTGTCGGCGCTCGAAGGGCGGCGCGCCGAAACCTTCTTCTGGGCTTCGGTCGCCATCATCGCCAAACCGACCGCGATCATCATGCTTTTGCTGGTGGGAGCCCTGCGCCTGCGGCTGATACCCGTGCTCGTGCTGGCAGTGCTGTTGGTACTGGCCATACCGTACGCGTTCGCGCCTGCCGGCTACCTCAACCAGCAGTACGGCGATTTCGCCCGCATGTTGACCTCCATGGCCGTCGACAAGTCCGGCCACTTTGTCCCTACCGACTTCACGGCGCCTTTCACCTCGGCCGGGCTGCCCATGCCTGAGTTCGCCGCCACGATCGTGCGCATCGTCGGGGCATTGCTTACGCTGTCGACCGTCCTCTGGTTCGACCGCAAGCTCCAGCCTGGAATAGCCGCACTGGCGATCTTCCTGGCGGCTGCCTTCTACATGTGCGTCTTCAATCCGCGTGTCGAGCCAAATACCTATGCCATGATCGCCGTGCCCGCCGGCCTCGCTATCGCCACACTATGGCGGGAGGAGCGTGGCGGCGTCCTGGCCTCGGTGCTGTCGACGGTATTGTTCCTCACAGGTTTGACCAGCGTCGAGCGCCACATGCATGATTTCTTCTATCCTTGGTTCCGGCCGATCGCGGTCACCTTCATCGCCTGTTCGCTGATCTGGTGGTTCTGGGCCAAGGCGCGCGAAAAGATCGTGAGCGTCGGACCCGTTGCACATGGCTGA
- a CDS encoding glycosyltransferase family 2 protein, giving the protein MADPRQKLDIVAPFFNEAQSAPAFAALLDRLEEAVSSRFGMAVHKILVDDGSLDDGARRFSQALSGSWEIVRLSRNFGKEVAVLAGLDQSRGDMVLIMDSDLQHSMDISLKMIAELVESPDIDVVYAQNDRREASWRRSQLARLFYSLINSSQRFDIPENAGDFRVMRGPVVRALTSLRDKRRFNKGLFAWAGFRQKAISYSPENRAIGTSKWSRLNLIAFSLEGFTSFSVIPLRIISLSGMLAALAGVVYGAKVFFEVMFYGVAVPGYPSLMVAVVLLGGLNLTLLGLIGEYVWVTLSESKDRPVYLVRDVVLSETAHDKPPGASRG; this is encoded by the coding sequence ATGGCTGATCCGCGTCAAAAACTCGACATCGTGGCGCCCTTCTTCAACGAGGCGCAATCGGCGCCGGCCTTTGCCGCCCTGCTCGACAGGCTCGAGGAAGCGGTATCAAGCCGTTTCGGCATGGCCGTCCACAAGATCCTGGTCGACGACGGCAGCCTCGACGATGGCGCCAGGCGATTTTCGCAAGCCCTGTCGGGATCGTGGGAGATCGTTCGCCTCAGCCGCAATTTCGGCAAGGAGGTCGCGGTGCTCGCCGGCCTCGACCAGTCGCGGGGCGACATGGTGCTGATCATGGATTCGGATCTGCAGCATTCCATGGATATCAGCTTGAAGATGATCGCCGAGCTGGTGGAAAGCCCAGACATCGACGTCGTATACGCGCAGAACGACCGCCGCGAGGCGAGCTGGCGGCGCAGCCAGCTGGCGCGACTTTTCTACAGCCTGATCAACAGCAGCCAGCGTTTCGACATTCCGGAGAACGCCGGTGATTTCCGCGTCATGCGCGGTCCCGTGGTGCGCGCGCTGACCAGCCTGCGCGACAAGCGGCGCTTCAACAAGGGCCTGTTCGCCTGGGCCGGTTTCCGTCAGAAAGCCATATCCTATTCGCCGGAAAACCGCGCCATCGGCACGTCGAAATGGAGCCGGCTCAACCTGATCGCCTTTTCGCTGGAAGGGTTTACATCGTTTTCCGTCATTCCGCTGCGCATCATCAGCTTGAGCGGGATGCTGGCGGCGCTGGCGGGCGTCGTTTACGGCGCCAAAGTGTTCTTCGAGGTGATGTTCTACGGCGTTGCCGTGCCTGGTTACCCCAGCCTGATGGTCGCCGTCGTGCTGCTCGGCGGTCTCAACCTCACCTTGCTCGGCCTGATCGGCGAATATGTCTGGGTCACGCTGTCGGAGAGCAAGGACCGGCCGGTCTATCTGGTGCGCGATGTGGTGCTCAGCGAGACCGCTCACGACAAGCCGCCGGGCGCGTCCCGCGGATGA
- a CDS encoding ChbG/HpnK family deacetylase, which produces MTRRIRLIADDYGLAPGVCAGILDLLDRGRLTGTSCMTGFPEWAEAAARIKPLRGRAAIGLHLTLTDQPAVTGKSSLAPGGRLPPLRSLALPVLRGRVDERDVHAELDAQYSRFVEALGRKPDFIDGHQHVHFLPVVRGWLRTRFPDTAGRPVLRGAPALSDAAAAPKIAAIAAVAAGFNQSMQRAGFAVLKPLAGIYDWRQPEKFAPLLEAAVEALSDRGLFMCHPGHVDQTLCARDPMQSVREVEFGVLASDAFGASLARAGVEILDGRE; this is translated from the coding sequence ATGACGCGGCGCATTCGCCTGATCGCCGATGACTACGGGCTGGCACCAGGGGTTTGCGCCGGCATTCTCGACCTGCTCGACCGCGGACGCCTGACCGGCACCAGCTGCATGACCGGTTTTCCGGAATGGGCCGAGGCGGCGGCGCGCATAAAGCCGCTGCGCGGCCGCGCGGCGATCGGGCTGCACCTGACCCTTACGGACCAGCCAGCGGTCACAGGCAAATCGAGCCTGGCGCCCGGGGGCCGGTTGCCGCCGCTTCGTTCGCTCGCCCTGCCGGTCCTGCGCGGGCGAGTCGACGAGCGCGACGTCCATGCCGAACTCGACGCGCAATATAGCCGTTTCGTCGAGGCGCTGGGCCGCAAGCCCGACTTCATCGACGGTCATCAGCACGTGCATTTCCTGCCTGTCGTGCGCGGCTGGCTGCGGACACGTTTTCCCGACACTGCCGGCAGGCCGGTGTTGCGCGGCGCTCCGGCGCTGAGCGATGCCGCCGCCGCACCGAAAATCGCGGCAATCGCTGCCGTGGCCGCCGGTTTCAACCAATCGATGCAGCGCGCCGGCTTTGCCGTTTTGAAGCCGCTCGCCGGCATCTATGACTGGCGGCAACCCGAAAAGTTCGCCCCCCTGCTGGAGGCTGCCGTCGAGGCGCTGTCGGACCGTGGGCTGTTCATGTGCCACCCCGGCCATGTCGACCAAACGCTGTGCGCGCGTGACCCCATGCAAAGCGTGCGCGAAGTGGAATTCGGCGTTTTGGCTTCGGATGCGTTCGGCGCGAGCCTGGCCCGAGCCGGTGTCGAGATTTTGGACGGCCGGGAATGA
- a CDS encoding GtrA family protein has protein sequence MNGVQPRRSTGSKIVRFALVGLANTAIDLAGFFLLLKLHAPPLSANVISWSIAVVFSFVANGFWSFERNHAIRLHDAFLRFVSAGALISLGVSSLSIALFAGIGGVWPAKIGGVIVAAVLNFLASRWSIEGRLLK, from the coding sequence ATGAATGGCGTTCAGCCACGGCGTTCGACCGGCAGCAAGATCGTCCGTTTTGCGCTGGTCGGACTGGCAAATACGGCCATCGACCTTGCCGGTTTTTTCCTGCTGCTCAAGCTGCACGCCCCGCCGTTGTCCGCCAATGTCATCTCTTGGTCGATTGCCGTCGTCTTCTCTTTCGTGGCGAATGGCTTCTGGTCGTTCGAACGCAATCACGCCATTCGGCTGCATGATGCCTTCCTGCGCTTCGTCTCGGCTGGGGCGTTGATTTCGCTCGGCGTGTCCAGCCTGTCGATCGCACTCTTCGCCGGCATCGGCGGTGTGTGGCCGGCAAAGATCGGCGGGGTCATCGTGGCGGCCGTGCTGAACTTCCTTGCCTCGCGTTGGTCGATCGAGGGCCGGCTGCTGAAATAG